The following are encoded together in the Ovis aries strain OAR_USU_Benz2616 breed Rambouillet chromosome X, ARS-UI_Ramb_v3.0, whole genome shotgun sequence genome:
- the TSPYL2 gene encoding testis-specific Y-encoded-like protein 2: MDRADEGPPAKARRLSGSEPPQSELLPPPPPPPPPPPPLLRLPLPPPQQRPRLQEETEAAQVLADMMGVGLGPALPPPPPYVILEEGGIRAYFTLGAGGPDWEPAVESGYGGSPPLAESLETLSPSEVSGGSLEIDFQVTEPSSFAGEKALETCSAGGRGYQRLAGPRGREETVIIVEDDDEDEKESVRKRRRRRKRKPRKVKRESPEKNAEKIECILQALENIQLDLEAVNIKAGKAFLRLKRKFIQMRRPFLERRDLIIQHIPGFWVKAFLNHPKISILINQRDEDIFRYLTNLQVQDLRHISMGYKMKLYFQTNPYFTNMVIVKEFQRNRSGRLVSHSTPIRWHRGQEPQAHRHGNQDASHSFFSWFSNHSLPEADRIAEIIKNDLWVNPVRYYMMGEGGYRTSRKKQEKEESKNKDEYEVVIVEDSDDYHIMEDIIGETSDSDGITDNETIHDVKISDFMETTDCFETTDNEITDISESLCDSECPGHNETTDNNESPNDNETTDNNESADDNSENPEDDNTDENEENPDDNNENADENPNGDDENPKDGNQRSSVNNQDSSDSDNEGDNDGSDIEDNDGNEGDNEGSDDDGNEGDNEGSDDDDRDIEDYENYLEDSDKDHRNNTNQDDYEDEVENISEESSVEEEEEGSEEGSEQGENSNDEGIEEDSGEEDSEDSDMEKVLQVQNPWAIPGKRGKMG, encoded by the exons ATGGACCGCGCAGATGAAGGGCCTCCGGCCAAGGCCCGCCGCCTTAGTGGCTCTGAGCCCCCTCAGAGCgagctgctgccgccgccgccgccgcctcctcctcctcctcctcctctcctgcgcCTGCCCCTGCCTCCACCTCAGCAGCGCCCGAGGCTCCAGGAGGAAACCGAGGCGGCACAGGTGCTGGCTGACATGATGGGGGTGGGACTGGGCCCCGCTCTGCCCCCGCCTCCGCCCTATGTCATTCTCGAGGAGGGGGGTATCCGCGCGTACTTcaccctgggggctgggggtcccGACTGGGAGCCCGCAGTCGAGTCAGGGTACGGGGGGTCGCCCCCTCTCGCGGAGAGCCTAGAAACGCTCTCTCCCTCAGAGGTTTCTGGGGGAAGCCTGGAGATTGACTTCCAGGTGACGGAGCCCAGCAGCTTCGCAGGAGAGAAGGCCCTAGAAACCTGTAGCGCAGGGGGGCGGGGGTACCAGAGGTTAGCCGGTCCAAGGGGGAGAGAAGAGACCGTCATCATCGTGGAAGACGACGACGAGGATGAAAAGGAGAgcgtgaggaagaggaggaggaggaggaagagaaagcccAGGAAGGTGAAGAGGGAAAGCCCAGAGAAGAATGCTGAGAAGATAGAGTGCATCCTGCAGGCTCTGGAAAACATTCAACTAGACCTGGAGGCGGTGAATATCAAGGCAGGAAAGGCCTTCCTCCGTCTCAAGCGCAAGTTCATCCAGATGCGGAGACCCTTCCTGGAGCGCAGAGATCTTATCATCCAGCATATCCCAGGCTTCTGGGTCAAAGCA TTCCTCAACCACCCCAAAATTTCAATCTTGATCAACCAACGTGATGAAGACATTTTCCGCTACTTGACCAACCTGCAG GTACAGGATCTCAGACATATCTCCATGGGCTACAAAATGAAGCTGTACTTCCAGACAAACCCCTACTTCACAAATATGGTGATTGTCAAGGAGTTCCAGCGCAACCGCTCAG GCCGGCTGGTGTCTCACTCCACCCCAATTCGCTGGCACCGGGGCCAGGAACCTCAGGCCCACAGGCATGGGAACCAGGACGCCAGCCACAGCTTCTTCAGCTGGTTCTCAAACCATAGCCTCCCAGAGGCTgacaggattgctgag ATTATCAAGAATGACCTGTGGGTTAACCCTGTGCGTTACTACATGAtgggagaagggggctacagaacaagcagaaagaagcaagaaaaagaagaaag TAAAAACAAGGATGAATATGAAGTGGTGATCGTGGAAGACTCTGATGACTATCACATCATGGAAGACATTATTGGAGAGACCTCAGACAGTGATGGTATCACTGACAATGAGACCATTCATGACGTCAAGATCTCTGACTTCATGGAGACTACTGACTGCTTCGAGACCACTGACAACGAGATAACTGACATCAGTGAGAGCCTCTGTGACAGCGAGTGCCCTGGCCACAATGAGACCACCGACAACAATGAAAGCCCCAATGACAATGAAACCACTGATAACAATGAGAGTGCTGATGACAACAGTGAGAACCCTGAAGATGACAACACTGATGAGAACGAAGAGAACCCTGATGACAACAATGAGAATGCTGATGAGAACCCCAATGGTGATGATGAGAACCCCAAAGATGGGAACCAAAGGAGCAGTGTCAACAACCAGGACAGCAGTGACAGTGACAATGAAGGAGACAATGATGGCAGTGATATTGAAGATAATGATGGCAATGAAGGTGACAATGAAGGTAGTGATGATGATGGCAACGAAGGTGACAATGAAGGCAGCGATGATGATGACAGAGACATTGAAGACTACGAGAATTACCTTGAAGACTCTGACAAGGATCACCGTAACAATACCAACCAGGATGACTATGAGGACGAAGTAGAGAACATCTCTGAAGAATCGTcagtggaggaagaggaggagggcagTGAGGAAG GCAGTGAGCAAGGTGAGAACAGCAATGATGAAGGAATTGAAGAAGACTCAGGAGAGGAAGACTCAGAAGACTCCGACATGGAGAAGGTGCTTCAGGTCCAAAACCCTTGGGCCATCCCGGGAAAGAGGGGCAAAATGGGATAA
- the GPR173 gene encoding probable G-protein coupled receptor 173 — translation MANTTGEPEEVSGALSPPSAVAYVKLVLLGLIMCVSLAGNAILSLLVLKDRALHKAPYYFLLDLCLADGIRSAVCFPFVLASVRHGSSWTFSALSCKIVAFMAVLFCFHAAFMLFCISVTRYMAIAHHRFYAKRMTLWTCAAVICMAWTLSVAMAFPPVFDVGTYKFIHEEDQCIFEHRYFKANDTLGFMLMLAVLMAATHAVYGKLLLFEYRHRKMKPVQMVPAISQNWTFHGPGATGQAAANWIAGFGRGPMPPTLLGIRQNGHAASRRLLGMDEVKGEKQLGRMFYAITLLFLLLWSPYIVACYWRVFVKACTVPHRYLATAVWMSFAQAAVNPIVCFLLNKDLKKCLRTHAPCWGTGAPAPREPYCVM, via the coding sequence ATGGCCAACACCACTGGAGAGCCCGAGGAGGTGAGCGGTGCACTGTCTCCACCATCAGCAGTGGCTTACGTGAAGCTGGTGCTGCTGGGACTGATCATGTGCGTGAGCCTGGCGGGCAACGCCATCTTGTCCCTGCTGGTGCTCAAGGACCGTGCCCTGCACAAGGCTCCTTACTACTTTCTGCTGGACCTGTGCCTGGCTGACGGCATACGCTCTGCCGTCTGCTTCCCCTTTGTGCTGGCTTCTGTGCGCCACGGCTCCTCATGGACCTTCAGTGCGCTCAGCTGCAAGATTGTTGCCTTTATGGCTGTGCTCTTTTGCTTCCATGCGGCCTTCATGCTGTTCTGCATCAGCGTCACACGCTACATGGCCATCGCCCACCACCGCTTCTATGCCAAGCGCATGACACTCTGGACATGCGCAGCTGTCATCTGCATGGCCTGGACCCTGTCTGTGGCCATGGCCTTCCCACCTGTCTTCGACGTGGGCACCTACAAGTTCATCCATGAGGAGGACCAGTGTATCTTTGAGCATCGCTATTTCAAGGCCAATGACACGCTGGGCTTCATGCTTATGTTGGCCGTGCTCATGGCAGCCACACATGCTGTCTATGGCAAGCTGCTCCTCTTCGAGTATCGTCACCGCAAGATGAAGCCTGTGCAGATGGTGCCAGCCatcagtcagaactggacattcCATGGCCCTGGGGCCACTGGCCAGGCTGCTGCCAATTGGATCGCTGGCTTTGGCCGAGGGCCCATGCCACCAACCCTACTGGGTATCCGGCAGAATGGGCATGCAGCCAGCCGGCGGCTGCTGGGCATGGACGAGGTCAAGGGTGAAAAGCAGCTGGGCCGTATGTTCTACGCAATCACACTGCTCTTCCTGCTTCTCTGGTCACCCTACATCGTGGCCTGCTACTGGCGTGTGTTTGTGAAAGCCTGCACCGTGCCCCACCGTTACCTGGCCACTGCTGTTTGGATGAGCTTCGCCCAGGCTGCCGTCAACCCAATCGTCTGCTTCCTGCTCAACAAGGACCTCAAGAAGTGCCTGAGGACTCACGCCCCCTGCTGGGGCACAGGTGCCCCAGCTCCTAGAGAACCCTACTGTGTGATGTGA